ACAGAACTACTTTTGTTTGTAACTGCAAATAAGAATCACATATATCACAGAACAAGCTACATTTGCATTGAAAACGACACATTGCACAACAAGCTTGATTTCTAATATCAGATCATTTCATTACTGTCTCATGATTCAGATAAACCTACTACAGCCAGATGTGAGCTAAACAAGCGAGTCTGAAACTTTCTTAACCGCAAGACTTGTGAGCACGGCCAGACAACGTCGGAGCTGCAGGAGGGAGACAGCAGGGGACGGGCGCATCAGCCTCTAGCCGCCGAAGCCGTAGAGGGTGCGGCCCTGGCGCTTGAGCGCGTAGACGACGTCCATGGCGGTGACGGTCTTGCGGCGGGCGTGCTCGGTGTAGGTGACGGCGTCGCGGATGACGTTCTCGAGGAAGATCTTGAGTACGCCGCGGGTCTCCTCGTAGATGAGCCCGGAGATGCGCTTCACGCCGCCCCTCCTCGCCAGCCGCCGGATCGCCGGCTTGGTGATGCCCTGGATGTTGTCGCGGAGCACCTTCCGGTGGCGCTTCGCG
This sequence is a window from Setaria italica strain Yugu1 chromosome III, Setaria_italica_v2.0, whole genome shotgun sequence. Protein-coding genes within it:
- the LOC101764840 gene encoding histone H4, which gives rise to MSGRGKGGKGLGKGGAKRHRKVLRDNIQGITKPAIRRLARRGGVKRISGLIYEETRGVLKIFLENVIRDAVTYTEHARRKTVTAMDVVYALKRQGRTLYGFGG